One genomic window of Corynebacterium diphtheriae includes the following:
- a CDS encoding FUSC family protein, giving the protein MNRFKQGVVRLRANWVYVIQAGLAAGLSYYVALHLFHHAEPFFAPMATVIVLSTTGGERFRRAFELVLGVSIGVGLGDVLIAFVGSGVWQIAVAVSLSIMLGTIADKGVLVANQASFAAVLIATILPPGTSGGADRMIDALVGGLVGIAVIALLPESPLRSGRREIANILGVAAQVQRQVAEALRNNNTDGIVDALVRARGTQGQINQMIAAANMGKETIQASPLLWAQRQRIRSMMRILNPVDNAMRNTRVLARRALVLCEDNDEVSGRQIQIIEQLAEVSEDLSNLYYGNSELSENAEIPRLVNNLKMIGSRTGLEVSEGKVLSAQVVLAQSRSLVVDLLQICGQSRRSAVEILSPTSMHPASVKEIWNDDV; this is encoded by the coding sequence ATGAATCGCTTTAAGCAGGGTGTTGTGCGCCTGCGTGCTAATTGGGTGTATGTGATTCAGGCTGGTTTGGCGGCGGGTCTGTCGTATTATGTGGCGTTGCATCTGTTCCATCACGCGGAGCCGTTCTTTGCGCCGATGGCTACGGTGATTGTGCTGAGTACCACGGGCGGTGAGCGTTTCCGTCGTGCGTTTGAGCTGGTGTTGGGTGTGAGCATCGGCGTTGGGCTTGGCGACGTCCTCATCGCTTTTGTTGGTTCTGGTGTTTGGCAGATCGCTGTGGCGGTGTCGTTATCGATTATGTTGGGCACGATCGCGGATAAGGGTGTGTTGGTTGCTAATCAGGCGTCGTTTGCGGCGGTGTTGATTGCGACTATTTTGCCGCCTGGTACTTCGGGTGGTGCGGACCGCATGATTGACGCCTTGGTGGGTGGTCTTGTTGGTATTGCTGTGATTGCGTTGTTGCCGGAGTCGCCGTTGCGTTCGGGGCGCCGTGAGATCGCCAATATTTTGGGTGTGGCCGCCCAGGTGCAGCGTCAGGTCGCTGAGGCGCTTCGTAATAACAACACTGATGGGATTGTGGATGCGCTGGTGCGCGCTCGTGGTACTCAAGGCCAAATTAACCAGATGATTGCTGCGGCAAACATGGGTAAGGAGACGATTCAGGCGTCGCCACTGTTGTGGGCGCAGCGTCAGCGGATCCGTTCGATGATGCGAATCCTGAACCCTGTGGACAACGCGATGCGTAATACTCGTGTGTTGGCGCGTCGTGCGTTGGTGTTGTGCGAGGATAATGACGAGGTGTCGGGTCGCCAGATTCAGATTATCGAGCAGCTTGCTGAAGTCTCTGAGGACCTGAGCAACCTTTACTATGGTAACTCTGAACTGTCGGAAAATGCTGAGATCCCACGGTTGGTCAACAACTTGAAGATGATCGGTTCGCGCACTGGCCTTGAGGTCAGTGAGGGCAAGGTGCTTTCCGCGCAGGTGGTGCTGGCGCAGTCGCGTTCGCTGGTGGTGGATCTGTTGCAGATCTGTGGTCAGTCGCGTCGGTCCGCTGTGGAGATCTTGTCGCCCACGTCTATGCATCCTGCTTCTGTCAAAGAGATCTGGAATGACGACGTGTAA
- a CDS encoding DUF3800 domain-containing protein, whose translation MLLAYIDEIGSTGAFIHPNHNRFSDSPAFGYGGFIIPEESAREFGSYFAERKKIFFRNEIPNNIDPGRWEKKGSDLLFALAINERPQNLRLLGSLISKLRKLDGHLFYYAEEKPIGTPKATNCGATEFRDREETAMYAHILGRASEHQEMRRIVEPPMHIDSQLSTNIQFADWICSLAKRAIEYQLVEDSRYSWVPTAEALTPTRGSFTYESKLRLYHRAIDDLNHSSILRPTRPLFNSKINQTLDEENRRKLEKVRAATIKEANN comes from the coding sequence ATGCTACTTGCATATATTGATGAAATTGGCAGTACTGGCGCATTCATACATCCAAATCACAATCGTTTCAGTGATAGTCCAGCATTCGGCTATGGCGGGTTTATAATTCCAGAGGAATCCGCACGAGAGTTCGGCTCTTATTTTGCAGAACGTAAAAAGATCTTTTTCCGCAATGAAATCCCCAACAACATAGATCCTGGTCGTTGGGAAAAGAAAGGATCAGATCTACTATTTGCTTTAGCCATCAATGAAAGACCACAAAACCTTCGACTACTCGGCTCTTTGATTTCGAAACTCAGAAAACTTGATGGCCACCTCTTCTATTACGCAGAAGAAAAACCCATTGGCACTCCGAAAGCAACAAACTGCGGCGCTACTGAGTTTAGGGATCGCGAGGAAACAGCTATGTACGCACACATTCTAGGACGAGCCTCGGAGCATCAAGAAATGCGTCGTATCGTCGAACCTCCAATGCACATCGATAGCCAGCTATCCACAAATATTCAGTTTGCCGACTGGATATGTTCCCTTGCTAAGCGGGCAATCGAATATCAATTAGTAGAAGACTCGCGTTATAGCTGGGTTCCAACAGCGGAAGCGCTAACCCCAACAAGAGGATCTTTTACATATGAGTCAAAACTAAGGCTTTATCACCGTGCTATCGACGATTTAAATCATTCAAGTATTCTCAGACCTACCAGACCGCTTTTTAATTCAAAAATTAATCAGACACTCGACGAAGAAAATAGGAGAAAACTCGAAAAAGTCCGAGCTGCGACAATTAAAGAAGCAAATAATTAA